One Trichoplusia ni isolate ovarian cell line Hi5 chromosome 6, tn1, whole genome shotgun sequence DNA segment encodes these proteins:
- the LOC113494920 gene encoding protein odr-4 homolog — protein MVRTVYSPEYCLQYLEQYASKEIFVIGLILGQTTSARENVIHLARTPDEKSSENASETSYPLDKPESKTLVSVSEAWVADHAKHVTRMLPGGLFVQGIFITSDEDIFEDPNCFSKVKSIINNIYKAMSANQYMYGNCPYTNERLILHMSTSTKVLTCKSIEVGVGSKNTVIKPVEWKFLPKAQQWQRLDCYYEFDDVYPVVVKKSGISVKQQFQQILESAHKTIETSIMFIDGELKDNTEVLELLFKKKKSKNNSKTTQQELPKSMNVSLFVPFENALPEAVEYLECDGSIHFSGVVSSSVFMFPKATVSETIAAVKQDIIRSLASRFTMHCDALIDDNLLPEEKVCFNEPPRRVLVPVGSLYLCDYLFPGEAPAEALLSVRELLDLQITEADVVCDVETPADTSEFDALDRDTSSEELLATPQEASQFMYITGICFAMFVLIVSIIIHYYDSIVEVFSKIIAKS, from the exons ATGGTCCGGACTGTGTATTCTCCGGAATATTGCTTACAATATTTAGAACAATATGCGTCCaaagaaatatttgtaatcGGTTTAATTCTCGGACAG ACAACAAGTGCTCGGGAGAATGTGATCCATCTAGCTCGCACTCCAGATGAGAAAAGTTCTGAAAATGCTTCAGAAACAAGTTACCCTTTAGACAAACCTGAATCAAAGACACTTGTAAGCGTGTCTGAGGCATGGGTCGCTGATCATGCAAAGCATGTTACTAGAATGCTTCCTGGAGGCTTGTTTGTTCAAg gtATCTTCATAACAAGTGACGAAGATATATTCGAGGACCCAAACTGTTTTAGTAAAGTcaaatcaataataaacaacatataCAAAGCAATGAGTGCCAATCAGTATATGTACGGCAACTGCCCATATACTAATGAAAGACTTATTTTGCACATGTCAACAAGTACTAAAGTTCTTACTTGTAAAAGTATTGAAGTTGGTGTGGGGAGTAAAAACACAGTTATTAAGCCTGTTGAATGGAAGTTTTTGCCTAAAGCCCAGCAGTGGCAAAGGCTGGACTGTTACTATGAGTTTGATGATGTCTACCCTGTGGTTGTGAAGAAAAGCGGTATATCTGTGAAACAACAATTCCAA CAAATTCTGGAGTCTGCtcacaaaacaattgaaaccaGTATTATGTTTATTGATGGTGAACTTAAGGACAACACAGAAGTTTTGGAACTACTTTTCAAAAAgaagaaatctaaaaataattcaaaaacaacACAACAAGAACTTCCCAAATCAATGAATGTGTCATTATTTGTGCcattt GAAAATGCTCTGCCAGAAGCAGTAGAGTATTTGGAGTGTGATGGCAGCATACACTTCAGTGGTGTTGTGTCTTCAAGCGTGTTCATGTTCCCAAAAGCAACAGTCAGTGAAACAATTGCTGCTGTAAAGCAAGACATAATAAGATCCTTAGCCTCTCGCTTCACTATGCACTGTGACGCACTTATTGATGATAATCTTCTACCAGAAG AAAAAGTATGCTTCAATGAACCACCGCGTCGAGTTCTGGTTCCAGTAGGATCTTTGTATCTCTGTGATTACCTATTCCCCGGGGAAGCCCCAGCTGAAGCGCTCCTCTCTGTGCGAGAGTTGCTTGATCTACAGATTACCGAAGCAGATGTGGTCTGCGATGTTGAGACACCAGCTG atacaTCAGAATTCGATGCTTTAGACAGGGATACGAGTAGTGAAGAATTACTAGCGACGCCTCAAGAAGCAAGCCAGTTTATGTACATCACCGGCATTTGTTTTGCAATGTTTGTTCTTATCGTTTCTATTATTATTCACTATTACGACTCTATTGTTGaagttttcagtaaaataattgCTAAATCGTAA
- the LOC113494922 gene encoding nuclear migration protein nudC, with translation MANDPERFDTMLLAMAQQHEGGVKDLLSTIVSFLARKTDFFIGGKEGEWEQVVKDTFYVHAKKAKEEADKIKKEKEEADRRLKEIRQKKEQERMAQDFEPASVTEITDQEAAKIQEDIDQEKKNKTEIGSGDGGTSAEPDAAAEPEEEDDPKEKGKLKPNAGNGCDLEHYRWTQTLEEIELRVPLRQVLRPRDLTVIINKKHLKVGIKGQPLIIDGELDADVKIEESTWVLQDGRNLLVNLEKVNKMNWWGRLVTTDPEISTRKINPEPSKLSDLDGETRGLVEKMMYDQRQKEMGLPTSDEQKKQDVLKKFMEQHPEMDFSKCKFN, from the exons atggctaaCGACCCAGAAAGATTTGATACAATGCTGTTAGCAATGGCACAACAGCACGAAGGTGGTGTAAAAGAT TTGCTGAGTACAATAGTCAGCTTCCTTGCCAGGAAAACAGATTTCTTCATTGGTGGTAAAGAAGGAGAATGGGAACAA gTTGTCAAGGATACCTTTTATGTCCATGCTAAAAAAGCGAAGGAGGAGGcagataaaataaagaaagaaaaagaagaagcaGATAGACGGTTAAAAGAAATCCGACAAAAGAAGGAACAAGAAAGGATGGCCCAGGACTTTGAACCTGCTTCTGTCACTGAAATTACAGACCAGGAGGCAGCTAAAATACAGGAAGATATTGaccaagaaaagaaaaaca AAACAGAAATTGGAAGTGGTGATGGCGGTACCTCTGCTGAACCCGACGCTGCTGCTGAACCCGAAGAAGAAGACGATCCTAAAGAGAAGGGAAAACTGAAGCCTAATGCCGGTAACGGATGTGACCTTGAACACTACCGTTGGACTCAAACCCTTGAAGAAATTGAG CTCCGAGTGCCGCTTCGTCAAGTTCTGAGGCCACGTGATCTCACTGTGATCATCAACAAGAAGCACCTCAAAGTGGGCATCAAAGGCCAGCCCCTCATCATCGACGGAGAGCTGGACGCTGATGTCAAGATTGAAGAGTCTACTTGGGTGCTGCAAGATGGACGCAATCTACTCGTTAATTTAGAGAAG gtcaataaaatgaattggtGGGGCAGGCTAGTCACTACCGACCCGGAAATATCCACGAGGAAGATAAACCCAG AACCATCGAAACTGTCAGATTTGGACGGCGAAACTCGTGGCTTAGTTGAAAAAATGATGTACGATCAAAGACAAAAAGAAATGGGTCTACCTACGAGCGATGAACAGAAGAAACAAGACGTGCTCAagaa attcaTGGAACAGCATCCGGAAATGGATTTCTCAAAATGCAAATTCAACTAA
- the LOC113494923 gene encoding uncharacterized protein LOC113494923 codes for MDTKSSISSHEWHIPRPSLSGSSAAGSLSDSRSRGGSASSQGSSSNHSTHSVSSGSLLLSAAHLARMHGRNSEQDELGNYHTKFGSYGRKSGHSEAVVAIPEETHDGLDSVWNGVKRNSGSGQDAQSIASSTHFTVVNGYTKQRSGKETKSCCCDHSHQITVLVISMTILFSACILAAICFVEMRMRKETGVYKYS; via the exons ATGGATACCAAAAGCTCG ATCTCATCGCACGAGTGGCACATTCCTCGGCCATCGTTGTCGGGCAGCAGCGCTGCTGGGAGCTTGAGCGATTCGCGATCTCGAGGAGGCTCCGCCTCTAGCCAAGGCTCATCAAGCAACCACAGTACCCAC AGTGTGTCATCTGGCTCACTGCTATTGAGCGCAGCGCATTTAGCGCGAATGCATGGCAGAAATTCAGAGCAAGACGAGCTTGGAAACTACCACACCAAGTTTGGGAGCTATGGACGTAAATCTGGACATTCCGAAGCTGTAGTCGCCATACCAGAAGAGACCCACGACGGCTTAGATTCTGTTTGGAATGGTGTTAAACGGAATTCAGGGTCAGGGCAGGACGCACAGTCAATCGCGAGTTCAACACATTTCACAGTCGTCAATGGTTACACGAAGCAGCGTTCAGGCAAAGAGACGAAATCATGTTGTTGCGATCATTCGCATCAAATAACAGTATTGGTAATATCAATGACAATTCTGTTTTCCGCGTGCATACTCGCTGCCATATGCTTTGTTGAAA TGCGAATGCGCAAGGAGACCGGAGTTTACAAGTATTCATAA
- the LOC113494994 gene encoding protein abrupt-like produces the protein MADQFCLRWNNFQSNIVSALDSLKCSEDLVDVTLTCEGRNIKAHKVILSACSPYFRNVFKENPCQHPVIILKDVSADDIVSLLSYMYQGEVFIEESKLSSFLHTAALLQVKGLTGVTQQKENFTSPNTSNKLYTQLTISSKPLFGTAHKEIKLPALKKRRSSTSDKPNDVTIGECPKRSRLLETCDIYSRNNPPPLIRHDPQYSAENNIDKKTDNKIEPVVITANGKSSTSQVNAQGDNIPITIKTERTDENNSPLSITTNSENDDSLPDYENSMLARSLLSGINPSKTEASANNSTAKKVSNVMMDVHCTSRSKEVNTDTVTFTTAPSKSPVKVIITEELHLKPEKMSPKSDVEYEPEVLLSEQQDGNDSDNTYTQEQSQALLLLAGMSSVPALGGGASTSKDGPSHQATHAAICGDCPHCGMKYSNQSALKYHVRLMHSDLTNRLCCYLCPRSFTMRETFKEHMWTSHGQRN, from the exons ATGGCTGACCAATTTTGTTTACGTTGGAACAACTTCCAGTCAAACATTGTAAGTGCCTTGGACTCATTGAAGTGTTCAGAAGATTTGGTCGATGTTACGCTCACCTGTGAAGGCAGAAATATCAAGGCCCATAAAGTCATATTGTCAGCGTGCAGCCCGTACTTCAGGAATGTGTTCAAG GAGAATCCATGTCAACATCCAGTTATAATATTGAAAGATGTGTCGGCTGATGATATCGTCAGCCTCCTGTCTTATATGTACCAAGGAGAAGTGTTCATTGAAGAGAGCAAGTTGTCTTCATTCTTACATACAGCTGCACTTCTACAAGTTAAGGGATTAACTGGTGTCACACAGCag AAAGAAAATTTCACATCTCCAAAcacatcaaataaattatatacacaACTAACCATATCATCAAAGCCACTATTTGGTACTGCTCACAAAGAGATAAAATTGCCAGCTTTAAAGAAAAGACGTAGCAGCACTTCGGACAAACCTAATGATGTTACTATTGGGGAGTGCCCCAAGAGGAGTAGACTATTAGAAACTTGTGATATTTATAGTAGGAATAACCCTCCACCTTTAATAAGACATGATCCACAATATTCagcagaaaataatattgacaaaaaaactgATAACAAAATTGAACCAGTTGTGATTACAGCGAATGGAAAAAGTTCTACATCTCAG gtGAATGCTCAAGGTGACAACATTccgataacaataaaaactgaacGAACAGATGAAAACAACTCACCATTATCAATAACCACAAACTCTGAAAACGATGATAGCCTACCAGATTATGAGAACAGCATGCTTGCCAGGTCACTTCTATCAG GAATCAATCCATCTAAAACTGAAGCTAGTGCCAATAACTCAACTGCAAAAAAAGTGTCAAATGTTATGATGGATGTCCACTGCACATCACGGTCTAAAGAAGTTAACACAGATACAGTTACATTTACTACCGCCCCATCAAAGAGTCCCGTCAAAGTAATCATCACTGAAGAACTTCATTTAAAACCAGAAAAAATGTCACCAAAATCTGATGTAGAATATGAGCCCGAAGTGTTATTGTCAGAACAGCAGGATGGAAATGATTCCGACAATACATATACCCAAGAGCAATCTCAAGCCCTTCTGCTGCTGGCAGGAATGTCAAGTGTACCAGCCCTCGGAGGAGGTGCATCAACATCTAAGGATGGACCATCACACCAGGCAACCCATGCAGCAATATGTGGTGATTGTCCACATTGTGGCATGAAGTATTCCAATCAGTCAGCTCTAAAATATCATGTCAGACTAATGCACTCTGACTTGACCAATAGATTATGTTGCTACCTATGTCCGAGGTCATTCACAATGCGTGAAACTTTTAAAGAGCATATGTGGACAAGTCATggtcaaagaaattaa